In Panacibacter microcysteis, the genomic stretch ATCTGTAAACATTGAGGCCCCAAAAGAAAAAGTGTGGAAAATATTGTGGAGTGATGACACCTACCGGAAATGGACCGCTGTTTTTTCTGAAGGTTCGCACGTTGTAACCGATAACTGGAAACAAGACAGCAAAGTATTGTTCCTGGATGGCAATGGTTGCGGTATGGTTAGCCGGGTTGCGGCAAACAGGCCAAACGAGTTTATGTCTTTTGAACACCTGGGAGAAGTAAAAGACGGCGCAGAAGATACCACCAGCGAAAGGGTAAAGCAGTGGAGTGGCTCAAAAGAAAATTACACACTTACAGAAACAGGCAACAACACATTACTTCAGCTTGATATGGACATTACCGAAGACTTTAAAGATTATTTTTTAAATACCTGCCCGGCAGCTTTGCAAAACGTAAAGCAACTTGCCGAAGCTGAATAATA encodes the following:
- a CDS encoding SRPBCC domain-containing protein, yielding MEKITLSVNIEAPKEKVWKILWSDDTYRKWTAVFSEGSHVVTDNWKQDSKVLFLDGNGCGMVSRVAANRPNEFMSFEHLGEVKDGAEDTTSERVKQWSGSKENYTLTETGNNTLLQLDMDITEDFKDYFLNTCPAALQNVKQLAEAE